The proteins below are encoded in one region of Engystomops pustulosus chromosome 8, aEngPut4.maternal, whole genome shotgun sequence:
- the LOC140076145 gene encoding uncharacterized protein, which produces MASSSKATGTKKQKKTKHTQEERMEEEPQAPAAASTPEASSSSEQQPPAAKQTSQEPPKLPPYMRDTVALRLKEVDGRVPDMTKEVFCKKMLLDQGVKASDIFGIQAMVTGLFYVTFISVNVCRRYWEAIKAAAPDSPFSNFVGNCLLQREERKITVSMWNLRTPGNDINTLLSRYCIVVKEPAKILNCYGLWMGKWTATVRLLPDPEAKDGLKHLPQSFTLGNSYGLIFYPDMPRTCRKCGQEGHVIKACKEEACKNCRVTGHVSKDCPRRTTCNLCGLAGHLYKDCPERKRTWADVAALAPAKGFEARTPAVSTPQPRKKASKNANKQSEAPKPRSGKTKKVTPSTTQPSLTSHNPPSPLSPAEIAIPPLASISEILSPAPRATLPPQSIPTSFGEAALMTSSPATSPLAMTETNFPYLSQALVSNPVSPEPSRRKRKQRDSPVSDSTSKKPLEEAAEQDAEKEEFFEEMEAGFREHCPLSSSIDLTAEEQHLDEVLENLKKVPDGTEGKPPDRTGN; this is translated from the coding sequence ATGGCCTCTTCAAGCAAAGCCACCGGAACAAAGAAACAGAAGAAAACCAAGCACACCCAGGAAGAAAGGATGGAAGAGGAGCCCCAGGCCCCAGCAGCTGCTTCTACccctgaagcctcctcctcctctgagcaGCAGCCCCCAGCGGCTAAGCAGACCAGCCAGGAGCCCCCCAAGCTCCCGCCCTACATGAGGGACACGGTGGCGCTGCGACTGAAGGAGGTAGACGGAAGGGTGCCGGACATGACCAAGGAAGTGTTCTGCAAGAAAATGCTGCTGGACCAGGGGGTGAAAGCCTCGGACATCTTCGGAATCCAGGCCATGGTCACCGGGCTCTTCTACGTGACGTTCATCTCGGTGAACGTCTGCAGAAGGTACTGGGAAGCGATCAAGGCGGCGGCCCCGGACTCCCCCTTCTCCAACTTTGTCGGCAACTGCTTGCTGCAGAGGGAAGAGAGGAAGATTACGGTGTCCATGTGGAACCTCCGGACCCCCGGAAACGACATCAACACCCTCCTCTCGAGGTACTGCATAGTGGTGAAGGAACCGGCCAAGATCCTGAACTGCTACGGCCTCTGGATGGGTAAGTGGACGGCGACCGTCCGGCTCCTGCCGGACCCGGAAGCCAAGGACGGACTCAAGCACCTGCCCCAGTCCTTCACGCTGGGGAACTCCTACGGCCTGATTTTCTACCCGGACATGCCGCGGACCTGCCGGAAATGCGGACAAGAAGGGCACGTGATCAAGGCCTGCAAGGAGGAGGCGTGCAAGAACTGCCGGGTGACGGGTCACGTCTCTAAGGATTGCCCGAGGAGAACAACCTGCAACCTCTGCGGACTAGCTGGACATCTCTACAAGGATTGTCCAGAGAGGAAAAGGACCTGGGCAGACGTTGCCGCACTGGCTCCGGCCAAGGGCTTTGAAGCTCGGACGCCCGCTGTGTCGACACCTCAGCCCAGGAAGAAGGCGTCAAAGAATGCGAACAAGCAGTCGGAGGCGCCAAAACCCAGGTCTGGTAAGACAAAGAAGGTGACACCTTCCACCACCCAGCCCTCCCTGACCTCCCAtaaccctccctcccccctctccccagcTGAGATTGCCATCCCCCCCCTAGCCAGCATCTCAGAAATTCTGTCACCAGCCCCTAGGGCAACCCTCCCGCCCCAGTCCATCCCCACCTCCTTTGGAGAGGCGGCACTAATGACCTCCTCCCCCGCCACCTCTCCTCTTGCCATGACAGAGACAAACTTCCCCTACCTCTCCCAGGCCCTTGTCTCCAACCCTGTCTCCCCAGAGCCAAGTCGGCGGAAGAGGAAACAGAGGGACAGCCCCGTCAGCGACTCCACCAGCAAGAAACCGCTGGAGGAGGCGGCCGAACAGGACGCAGAGAAGGAAGAGTTCTTCGAGGAGATGGAAGCCGGTTTCAGGgaacactgccccctctccagctccatcgACCTGACCGCGGAGGAGCAGCACCTGGACGAGGTGCTGGAGAACCTCAAAAAGGTTCCGGACGGAACCGAAGGCAAGCCGCCCGACCGGACAGGTAACTAA